The DNA window AACAACAACGACTGACGACCGGCGACGACCGACGCGAGGTCGTCGCGGAACTGATCGAGTATCTCGGTGAGACCGCTCCCTACACGACCGTCGCGTTCCCCACTCGAATCGGTGGCCGACGCGACGCGCTCGACGTCGACCGTCCGCCACGCTGCTCGATCGAGTACCTCGATCTCATGAGCCGCCAACTGGATGAAGGACCCAGGGAAGGGCCACTCGAGGTCGGCGTCTTCGGCGAGGGAATGGCCGAACGGCTGAACCCGATTTCCGTCGATTACGACGGGATCGACGGGTTGCTCGGACTGCTGTACGATCCGCTCGCCCGGCGAGTAGACGAGCGTCTGCTCCCGGAGGACGAGGATACGGACGAACGCGACTCTACCTACGTCCCGTGGCTTGCCGAGGAAATCGCCTGGGACGACTCGTCGGACCAGCTCCGGGCCGAAGTCACGCTCCGCGAAGGACTCGAGTGGCACGACGGCGAGAGCCTCGACGCGAACGACGTGGTGTTCACGATGCGATTGCTTCAGGATACGTCGATGGGCGAGATCGAAGACGGGCTCCCAGCACCCCGATACCGGAGCCGACAGACGGTCATCGAAACGGTCGACGTCCTGGACTCTCGGACGGTTCGACTTTCGTTCGGTGAGACGGTTCGACCGGTCGCCGAGCGGGTATTTTCGCTGCCTGTGCTGCCGGAACACGTCTGGGGGCCTCGTACTAACGTGGTCGCCGACCACCGGACCGAAGTGCTGACGAGCGACAACGAGAACCCGGTCGGCTCCGGCCTCTTCGAACTCGAGACGGTCGGAATGGACGAAATCGTCCTCGAGCCGTTCTCCGACCACGTGTTCCGGGACGAGGACGCCGATCGGCCCGACGTCATCGAGGATTTCTCACAGTTTTCGGGGATCCGGTTCCAGATCAATCCGAACGTCGGTTCGATGCTCGACTCGCTTCTCGAGGGTGACATCGACGTGACCGGAGACAACGTTCCCCCGGGGAACGCGGACGCGATAACCGGCCACGACGAGGTGTCGGCGATTAGCACTCCGACGGACTCGTTTTACCTGATCGGCTACAACCACCATCACTCGGAACTCGGAAACCCGCGGTTCCGGGTGATCCTCTCGCGGCTGATCGATCGCAGTCACGTCGTCTCCGACGTCTTCGACGGGTTCGCCGACGCTGCGACGTCGCCAGGATCGCTCGTCGGTCTCTCCGAAAGCGAGTTCGACGTCGACGCCGATATTCCGATACTCGAGTTCCCTGGCTCCGACGGCGAACTCGACGTCGAACTCGTCCGGTCACTGTTCCAGGACGCCGGCTATCGGTACGAGGACGGCTCGTTGCTCGGTTGAATGGTTCCCGCTACCTCGAGTAGTGACGGCTCGTCGGGATCGAGCAACCAATCGATATTAATGCCGTTTAGTTCGTAGAGCACACGAGAAGGGATGGCTCTCGCCACTGTCGTTCTCGAACTCGCAGTCGTGGTGACGACGATGCTCGTGACCACGGCGCTGGTCGTGGTCGGTCCGCGACGGTTAGCGGCGGCGCTGACGGACGTTCGATGGCGACTCCAGATGTGCCTGCTCCCGCTTGCGGCACTCGCCGTCGTCTTGTTACTTCGATGGGGGACGGTCGACGTTGCGATCCGACTGGAGCGCCGGGTCGTCGGCTACAACATCACGCCGTACCTGTTCGAACTCGAGCGCGTGGTCTTCCCCGAGAATCCCGTCGCCGTCCTGCAGTCGTTCCAGTCGCCCGAACTGACGTCGTTTTTCGTGTTCATCTACATCTACGGCTACGCGTTCCTGCTTTTGTTTCCCTTCGTCGCGTACTTCTCCCTCGAGGAGATGGAGGAGCTGTCGACCCTGATCCTCTCGTTTACGGCCAACTACGGGATCGGACTGGTGTTTTACGTCTTCTTCATCGCTGTCGGGCCACGAAACATCGCGCCGGATTTATTCGAGCCACTGCTGTACGACGCCTTTCCACAGGCAGGGTTTCTCACCTATCAGGTGAACCAGCCGACCAACGTCTTCCCCTCCCTGCACACGTCGCTGTCGGTGACCGTTTTCCTCCTCGCCTGGCTCACCCGCGACAAGTATCCGGCGTGGGTTCCGATCGCCGGTATCCTCGCGCTCAGCGTCTTGCTCTCGACGATGTACCTGGGAATCCACTGGTTCTCCGACGTCGTTGCCGGTACCGCGCTGGCTCTCGTCAGCGTCTATATCGGTCGCAACTACACCGTCGCAGGCATCCTCCGCGGCGTTCGCGACTACGTCGACTCCCGCCTCGGACGCGAGGGTCAGCCCGGCGGGGAGTGACACTCGAGTGACGTGCCGGTAACCGGGTACTTTCGATCCTCGAGTCCACAGTTCACGTATGATCGTCCACTGGCACCGACGGGACCTGCGGGTGCGGGACAACTGTGGACTCGCCCGCGCTGTGGCAGCCGACGAGCCAGTCGTTCCCCTGTTCGTCTTCGATCCGGTCGTCCTCGAGCACGCCTCGCCAATCCGGGTCGCGTGCCTGCTCGAGGCCCTCGAGTCACTCCGGTCGTGGTACCGCGACCGCGGAAGCGACCTGCTGATCGCACGCGGCGACCCGAGCGACGTTCTCCCCCGGATCGCCGCCGAATACGACGTCGACGCCGTCACCTGGAACGAAGACTACAGCGGCCTCGCCCAGGAACGAGACAGGGCCGTTACTGCGGCACTCGAGGACGAGGGAATCACGCCGGAGACGACCCACGACGCCGTCCTCCACGAACCCGGCTCGATCACCCCAAACCAGGGCGAGTACTACTCCGTGTTCTCGTACTTCTGGAAGAAGTGGCGCGACCGCGAGAAGCAAGCACCGCTCGAGCCCCCAGCCGAGAACGACCTCGCCGACGTCACGGGCGAGCCCCTTCCCTCGGCTGCCGACCTCGGGTTCGACACTCCCGACGCGACGCCGCTGACTGTCACGCAAGAGGCGGCACGCGAACGCGTTACGTCGTTCTGTTCGGGACCGATCTACCGCTACGACGAGAACCGGGATGTTCCTGCGGCCGGCGCAACCTCGCGACTCTCGGTCCACTACAAGTGGGGGACGATCGGACCGCGGGAGGTGTACGCGGCGACCGAACGTGCAGCCGAACGCGCCGAGACGAGCACGGCACGCGACGGCGTGACCGCGTTCCAGCGACAGCTTGCGTTCCGCGAGTTCTACGCACACGTGCTTTCGTTCAACCCCGAAATCGTCACGGAGAACTTCAGCGGCTACGAGAGCGAAATCGAGTGGCGAAACGACCCCGGTGAACTCGCCGCCTGGAAAGCCGGCGAGACGGGGTATCCGATCGTCGACGCCGGGATGCGCCAGCTTCTCGAGGAGGGGTGGGTTCACAATCGCGTCCGGATGATCGCGGCCGCGTTCCTGACGAAGGATCTGCTGGTCGACTGGCGGAAGGGGTACGACTGGTATCGGCGAAAACTCGCCGACCACGAAACCGCAAACGACGTCGGCGGCTGGCAGTGGTCCTCCTCGACGGGGATGGACGCCCAGCCGTACTTCCGGGTGTTCAACCCGACGAAACAATGTCGAGAGTACGATCCGGACGGCGAGTACGTTCGTCGGTACGTCCCCGAACTCGAGGGCGCGACCACCGACGACATTCACGACTGGCCGACGCTCTCGGCCGAGCGCCGGGAGTCGGTCGCGCCCGACTATCCGGCGCCGATCGTCGACCACGACGAACGCCGAGAGCGTGCGATAGAAACTTTCGAACGCGCACGGGGAGACGATTGAGTCGACCCAATACTCGTCGCCCGAGGGCGTACCCGCAGCTTTATCCTGCTATACTGATAGGATACGTACATGGAAGCGCTCAACACTCGCATTCGCTATCTCTGGATTGCACAGGGGGTGATCCTGGCGGCCATCCTGGGCGTCGTGCTCGCGGCCGTCGATCAGTGGATCGTCACGGTCCCGACGGCCGTCCTCGGTGGAATCGTCGCGGTCGTCCTCCTCGCGGGAACCGCGTACGCGATTCGCCTCTACCAGATCTGGCGGTTCGAACTCCAGTCGGACGCGCTGTATCTCGAGCGCGGCGTCGTCACGTTCGTCGAGACAGCAGTGCCGTTCGTTCGCGTCCAGCACGTCGACACACAGTTCGGCCCGATCGAGCGTGCGCTCGGTCTCTCGAGCGTGGTCGTCTACACCGCGGGATCGCGGAACGCGGACGTACGGATCCCGGGGCTGACCCCCGACAGGGCACGGGAACTCCAGGACACGCTACGGGACCTCGCCGTCGAGAGCGAGGCCGACGACGCAGTCTAATATGAACCGGCTCCATCCACTCAGCGCGCTCACGTACGGCCTCCAGTACGGGTTCATCTGGCTCTGGATTCCGGTCTTTCTCGTCGTCGTGCTGGCTGGCGTCTTCGATCCGGTGAGTGCCGCCTGGTTCCCCATTGCCGCACCCATCGGATTCCTTCTCGGCGCGGCGTACGGTGTCGCCTACTACTACCGCTTTGGCTACGAGATAACGTCCGATACTGCCGACGTCTCTTCGGGGGTCTTCGCCCGTCGCTCTCGTGAGATCCCGTACGGTCGGATCCAGAACGTCGACATCAGACAGAGCGTCTTTCAGCGTCTGCTCGGTCTCGCGACCGTCTCGATCGAGACCGCAGGTGGGGGCAACACCGAAGCGACGCTGAACTTCGTCAGCGAAGACGAGGCGAACCGTCTTCAAAGCGAGATCCGACGACGCACTGCCGAGGCGAAGGGGCGACGACAGGAACGGAAACGCGACCGTCGTGCGGCCGCCGACGCCGACGCGCAGGCCGACGCCCCGACCGACGTCGAGGGCGAACACGACGAGTACGCCGAACCGGTCGAAACCGATCGGGAAACCGTCGACGACGCGACTCGCGTCCCCCCGGACCCAGACGACGTCGACGATCACGAACCCGCGGCTGACCGGGAGCCAGCCGTCGGATCGGACCCGACGACCCATCCCCGGAAACAGCGGCTGTTCGACCTCGAGGCCAGGGAACTGCTGCTCTATTCGTTCACCTCGTTCCGACCTGCGGCCGTCGCTGCAGTCCTGTTTATCTTCTTTCTCGCGACTGACCAGATCCTCGAGTTCTTCGTCACCGCTGCCCAGCCGTTCGGCGGACCGGCCGACCTCGAGACCGGCGATACGGGAAGTTACGGCATCCTGTCGATCGTCTCGGCGATCATCAGTATTCTCGTCACCTACCTGCTCAGCGTCGCGTACACGTTCGCGACGTACTACGACTTCCGGCTCGGGCGGGTCGGCGAGGACTTCGTCTACGAGCGCGGACTGCTCCAGCGCTACAGCGGCTCGATCCCCTCTGAGAAGGTACAGTCGATTACGGTCACCGACAACCCGATTCAGCGCCTGATCGAGTATGCCGGACTCTGGGTCGAAACTGCCGGCTACGGCCCCGAGAGCAACGGCGGGAGCCAGTCTGCAGTGCCGCTGGCCCAGCATCGACGGGTCTACACGTTCGCGGAGAACCTCACCGGCGTCGAGACGCCGAAGTTCGAGAGTCCACCACCGATCGCCCGCCGGCGATATCTGGTCCGGTACTCGCTGCTTGCGGCCGCGTTCGTCGCAGTCGCGTTCGGCGCCGCCTACACGACGGCGTTCGAGGGCTGGTACTTCGTCGCGGTCGTCTTTCTGGCAGTGCCGCCGGCAGCCCACCTCCGATACGTCAACCTGGGCTACTACGTCGGCGAGGACCACCTCGTGATCCGCGGTGGCTTCTGGCGGCGACGGACGACGGTGATTCCCTACTACCGAATCCAGACGGTCTCGACGCGGCGGTCGATCTTCCAGCGGCGACTCGGTATCGCGTCGCTGGTCGTCGATACGGCCAGTTCCCGCACGTTCTTCTGGTCGCCGACGACGATCTACGATATCGATCTCGAGGACGCACGAGACGTTCACCGAACCAGCCGCAAGCGCCTCCAGACGGCGCTGCAAGAACGGGCGGCCGCCGACGACGTCGGCCTCTCCGTCGACTTTACCTGAACGCGTACAGTCCGGCCACGTCCGCGGTTTCGGTGGATTTTACCCCTCCGCCCGCGACGCTCCGCGTATGGGAGACGAATACCGAATCGAAGAGGACAGCCTCGGCGAAATGGAGGTTCCGGCGGACGCCTACTGGGGCGCCCAGACCCAGCGTGCGATCCAGAACTTCCCCATCTCCGGAATCTCGTTTGGCCGACGGTTCGTCCGCGCACTCGGCGTCGTCAAGAAAGGTGCTGCACAGGCAAACCGCGATCTGGACCTGATCGAGGACGACGTCGCAGAGGCGATCGTCGAAGCCGCAGACGAGGTCATCGCCGGCGAACACGACGACCAGTTCCCGGTCGACGTCTTCCAGACCGGCTCCGGCACCTCCTCGAACATGAACGCAAACGAGGTCATCGCCAACCGTGCCGCCGAGATCATGGGCGCGGAGATCGGCGACCGCGTCGTCCACCCGAACGACCACGTCAACTACGGCCAGTCGAGCAACGACGTCATCCCGACCGCGATGCACGTCGCCTCCCTCGAGGCCGTCGAGAAAGACGTCATCCCGGCACTCGATACGCTTCGTGAGTCGCTCGAGCGCAAGGAAGAGGAGTTCGACGACGTCGTCAAGACCGGCCGCACGCACCTTCAGGACGCGACGCCGGTCACGCTCGGCCAGGAGTTCGGCGGCTACCGCACGCAGATCCAGAAGGGACTCGACCGCGTCGACAAGGTACGAGACCACCTCGCCGAACTCGCACTCGGTGGCACCGCGACGGGAACGGGGCTGAACACCCACCCCGAGTTCCCCGGCCGCGCCGCGGAGTACATCACCAAAGAGACCGGCGTCCAGTTCCGCGAGGCCGACAACCACTTCGAGGCACAGGCCGCCCACGACGCCATGAGCGAGGCCCACGGTGCCCTTCGCGTCGTCGCTGGATCGCTCAATAAGATCGCCAACGACCTGCGCCTGCTCGCTTCCGGGCCCCGCAATGGTCTGGGCGAACTCGAACAGCCGGAGAACCAGCCCGGATCTTCGATCATGCCCGGCAAGATCAACCCGGTCGTCGCCGAGGCCGTCAACCAGGTCCACAAGCAGGTCGTCGGCAACGACGCCGCAGTGTCGGCCGGCGCTGCCGAGGGTCAGATCGACCTCAACCTCTACAAGCCCGTGCTGGCCCACAACTTCCTCGAGTCCGCGGAACTGATCTCGAACTCGAGTCAGGTCTTCGCCGAGCGGTTCGTCGATCCGCTCGAGGCAAACGAGGAGTACTGTCGTGATCGCGTCGAGCAATCGATGGCGATGGCGACTTCGCTGAACGTCCACATCGGCTACGACAAGGCCAGTGAGGTCGCGAAGACCGCGCTCAAGGAGGACAAGACGGTTCGAGAAGTCGTCCTCGAGAAAGGCTACCTCGACGAGGAGGAGGCCGACGAAGTGCTCGACCCCGCCGCGATGACCGAACGCGGTATTCTCGGTCAGGACGACTGAACGGCTACGAGCCAGTCTGACGTCTCGAGTCGCTGTCGCTGTTTTCGATTCGTTTCGCTCAGTAACTGTCGGATTCGGTTTAGCTCGGGTCTGTGTGTTCCTGAACCCCCACGACGGCTGTTCTTGACAGCCGACAATGTACTTGAGTCATAGTAAACAGCGTATTCTGTAACTCTTTATTCCGAGCACATTCGACGTAAACCAGCGCATAGGGCCCTAATCACTGCCGAATTCAACGTAATAAACGAATCCAAGCAGTTTTGGTGGATGCTCGCGTCAGACGAAATATGCACACTTGTCGTAACTGCAACCAGTCCTTCCAGACTGAGCTCGCCCTCGAGTTACACCGGGACACCTGCAAGAAGGGCCAGCTCTTCTGTCAGGAATGTGGCGACCGGTTCCAGGAGGCCGACGCGACCCAGGACGGGTGGCACTACGAGTGTCCAAGCGAGGACTGCGACGGCGAAGGACTCCAGGAAGACCTGTATCAGGTAGAAGACGTACGAACTGCGACTCACTAACTCTCGACGTTCTCTGTATCCGACTGGCAACGTGTTCTTCTCTCTCGAGTTACTACGTCACATGTGAACGTAAATCAGGGATCTGGGTCCTCGAGTAGGGCCCGCTCGAACAACGAACTGACCGATCCTCGAGCAGCCAGGTTCGGACAGGCGATTACGGCGACGTTGCTGCTCGCCGGGGTCGCACTCACCGAGTCGGCGTTCGTCTACGTAGTGGCCCTGATTCTCGGGCTCGCGGTCGTCTCCGGCTGGCGACTCGACGCATATCGGTTGCTCTGGCAACACGTCGTGGTTCGCGTGGTCGGTCGGCCCGACGAACTCGAGGCTGCGGCACCACATCGCTTCGCGAAGGTCCTGGGTGCGGTCGGCTCCGGCGCTGCGACGCTTTTCTTGCTCCTGGGTTCCCCAACTGCCGGATTCGCTCTAGCTGCACTGGTCGGGTTACTCGCGGCGCTCTCGGCGACGACTGGATTCTGCCTTGGCTGTCGGATGTACCGGCAGGTGTCGTTCCTGCAGTCTCGAGACGTGCTGTGACCGGCAACTCGAGGCTACCATCGATATAGCGATATAGAATTTACAAACCGGGTTCAAAACGGGCGTGGCAGCGACTGAAATTCGAAGAGTGCGGCATATAGGGCTTCTCGAGCCCGATTTCGCGAATGTAGTTTCGGTGACTTTCGGATAATCGTCTCGAGACGCTTCTTCGACGACCGTCTCGACAGTTGGCGACGTTCGATCCGTACTCCTCCCTGCGCTTCGATCGTTGCAGATCGCCTCGAAACGGCCGATGCCACTATGCAGGCAACCACTCCTCTGCCGACGAAATCGGCGACAGTCGGCCGCTGAGACGCACTGAAGGACCTGCAGCAACCGATAACTGCGGCCACTGACGGCCCGACGATGACTTTCGGAGATCCGTAGCACTGGACCGAGACGACAGCCACACTAGGAACGCCGACGGCTGGCCTCCAACCTCTTGATCTGCGAACGCCAGGAACTCCCAGTGTTCGATACGACTCGTACCGATCACTGCGACATTGTAGGTAGCTCTGTTTGCCGAGCTGGGGCCGAGTTCAATACTCGTTCACTATAGTAGCCACTGTAAGTCAGTTCACACCTGATCGCACAGTTGTCGTGCGATCAGTGTGTGAATCGTTGCAGTCCTTAGTATCGCGACTGTCGACAACTCCGATCACTCGAGTCCTCCATCGGAAACTTTCCCGGCGACTGTGGCCACTGTGAAGACGAATCCTACCCAAATCTATATCTCGAATTGTGGGGCCACATATCTGATAATGAAATCCCAGAATGTGGTCTCCTCATATAGAAAATACGTACTGGTGGTGCTACTTTTGAGAGGAAATTCGGTCTACAAAAAGAGATAAACTCACTTAGCCCGAATAACGGGAAGATTGAAGGTCACGGCGTTTGATCGGTCACGTATGAGCGACGCTGCGGACACCTCCAGGAAGACGGTCAAGACCTACGTCCCTGCCTACCAGAAAGAGGAGTGGCAGTCCCACGCCGACGACCTCGACATGAGTCAAAGCGAGTTCGTCCGGACGATGGTCCAGGCGGGGCGCGCGGGGTTCGAATCGGGTCGTGAGGAACCCACTTCTCCGGACCCAGACCCTGGGGGTAACGGCCTCGAAACACGTGTCCTGAAATTGCTACAGAATGACACGTACGACTGGGACGAACTCCTCGAGGCAGTC is part of the Natronobacterium texcoconense genome and encodes:
- a CDS encoding DUF4395 domain-containing protein; the protein is MNVNQGSGSSSRARSNNELTDPRAARFGQAITATLLLAGVALTESAFVYVVALILGLAVVSGWRLDAYRLLWQHVVVRVVGRPDELEAAAPHRFAKVLGAVGSGAATLFLLLGSPTAGFALAALVGLLAALSATTGFCLGCRMYRQVSFLQSRDVL
- a CDS encoding ABC transporter substrate-binding protein: MEEVAPATTRRGLLASVSAVTVSSLAGCSERFWSRAENVGPDQVSLTIKTVPADDDVAAATIMSRLRENFREAGIAVTHEPVPKPDIYRDVLLEGDYDVFVLRHPGLDDYDGLRELLHSDFVSELGWQNPFRFSDLTADDLLEQQRLTTGDDRREVVAELIEYLGETAPYTTVAFPTRIGGRRDALDVDRPPRCSIEYLDLMSRQLDEGPREGPLEVGVFGEGMAERLNPISVDYDGIDGLLGLLYDPLARRVDERLLPEDEDTDERDSTYVPWLAEEIAWDDSSDQLRAEVTLREGLEWHDGESLDANDVVFTMRLLQDTSMGEIEDGLPAPRYRSRQTVIETVDVLDSRTVRLSFGETVRPVAERVFSLPVLPEHVWGPRTNVVADHRTEVLTSDNENPVGSGLFELETVGMDEIVLEPFSDHVFRDEDADRPDVIEDFSQFSGIRFQINPNVGSMLDSLLEGDIDVTGDNVPPGNADAITGHDEVSAISTPTDSFYLIGYNHHHSELGNPRFRVILSRLIDRSHVVSDVFDGFADAATSPGSLVGLSESEFDVDADIPILEFPGSDGELDVELVRSLFQDAGYRYEDGSLLG
- a CDS encoding class II fumarate hydratase; this encodes MGDEYRIEEDSLGEMEVPADAYWGAQTQRAIQNFPISGISFGRRFVRALGVVKKGAAQANRDLDLIEDDVAEAIVEAADEVIAGEHDDQFPVDVFQTGSGTSSNMNANEVIANRAAEIMGAEIGDRVVHPNDHVNYGQSSNDVIPTAMHVASLEAVEKDVIPALDTLRESLERKEEEFDDVVKTGRTHLQDATPVTLGQEFGGYRTQIQKGLDRVDKVRDHLAELALGGTATGTGLNTHPEFPGRAAEYITKETGVQFREADNHFEAQAAHDAMSEAHGALRVVAGSLNKIANDLRLLASGPRNGLGELEQPENQPGSSIMPGKINPVVAEAVNQVHKQVVGNDAAVSAGAAEGQIDLNLYKPVLAHNFLESAELISNSSQVFAERFVDPLEANEEYCRDRVEQSMAMATSLNVHIGYDKASEVAKTALKEDKTVREVVLEKGYLDEEEADEVLDPAAMTERGILGQDD
- a CDS encoding cryptochrome/photolyase family protein, which gives rise to MIVHWHRRDLRVRDNCGLARAVAADEPVVPLFVFDPVVLEHASPIRVACLLEALESLRSWYRDRGSDLLIARGDPSDVLPRIAAEYDVDAVTWNEDYSGLAQERDRAVTAALEDEGITPETTHDAVLHEPGSITPNQGEYYSVFSYFWKKWRDREKQAPLEPPAENDLADVTGEPLPSAADLGFDTPDATPLTVTQEAARERVTSFCSGPIYRYDENRDVPAAGATSRLSVHYKWGTIGPREVYAATERAAERAETSTARDGVTAFQRQLAFREFYAHVLSFNPEIVTENFSGYESEIEWRNDPGELAAWKAGETGYPIVDAGMRQLLEEGWVHNRVRMIAAAFLTKDLLVDWRKGYDWYRRKLADHETANDVGGWQWSSSTGMDAQPYFRVFNPTKQCREYDPDGEYVRRYVPELEGATTDDIHDWPTLSAERRESVAPDYPAPIVDHDERRERAIETFERARGDD
- a CDS encoding DUF5805 domain-containing protein; translation: MSDAADTSRKTVKTYVPAYQKEEWQSHADDLDMSQSEFVRTMVQAGRAGFESGREEPTSPDPDPGGNGLETRVLKLLQNDTYDWDELLEAVSDDIESRLDDALEELQARNEIRYSGRHGGYTTVGDNDGD
- a CDS encoding PH domain-containing protein, producing the protein MNRLHPLSALTYGLQYGFIWLWIPVFLVVVLAGVFDPVSAAWFPIAAPIGFLLGAAYGVAYYYRFGYEITSDTADVSSGVFARRSREIPYGRIQNVDIRQSVFQRLLGLATVSIETAGGGNTEATLNFVSEDEANRLQSEIRRRTAEAKGRRQERKRDRRAAADADAQADAPTDVEGEHDEYAEPVETDRETVDDATRVPPDPDDVDDHEPAADREPAVGSDPTTHPRKQRLFDLEARELLLYSFTSFRPAAVAAVLFIFFLATDQILEFFVTAAQPFGGPADLETGDTGSYGILSIVSAIISILVTYLLSVAYTFATYYDFRLGRVGEDFVYERGLLQRYSGSIPSEKVQSITVTDNPIQRLIEYAGLWVETAGYGPESNGGSQSAVPLAQHRRVYTFAENLTGVETPKFESPPPIARRRYLVRYSLLAAAFVAVAFGAAYTTAFEGWYFVAVVFLAVPPAAHLRYVNLGYYVGEDHLVIRGGFWRRRTTVIPYYRIQTVSTRRSIFQRRLGIASLVVDTASSRTFFWSPTTIYDIDLEDARDVHRTSRKRLQTALQERAAADDVGLSVDFT
- a CDS encoding HVO_2901 family zinc finger protein, whose amino-acid sequence is MHTCRNCNQSFQTELALELHRDTCKKGQLFCQECGDRFQEADATQDGWHYECPSEDCDGEGLQEDLYQVEDVRTATH
- a CDS encoding phosphatase PAP2 family protein, with the translated sequence MALATVVLELAVVVTTMLVTTALVVVGPRRLAAALTDVRWRLQMCLLPLAALAVVLLLRWGTVDVAIRLERRVVGYNITPYLFELERVVFPENPVAVLQSFQSPELTSFFVFIYIYGYAFLLLFPFVAYFSLEEMEELSTLILSFTANYGIGLVFYVFFIAVGPRNIAPDLFEPLLYDAFPQAGFLTYQVNQPTNVFPSLHTSLSVTVFLLAWLTRDKYPAWVPIAGILALSVLLSTMYLGIHWFSDVVAGTALALVSVYIGRNYTVAGILRGVRDYVDSRLGREGQPGGE
- a CDS encoding PH domain-containing protein, with product MEALNTRIRYLWIAQGVILAAILGVVLAAVDQWIVTVPTAVLGGIVAVVLLAGTAYAIRLYQIWRFELQSDALYLERGVVTFVETAVPFVRVQHVDTQFGPIERALGLSSVVVYTAGSRNADVRIPGLTPDRARELQDTLRDLAVESEADDAV